In Aliarcobacter faecis, a genomic segment contains:
- a CDS encoding DUF6172 family protein, with translation MKKIFQIDVSNKTRERQIDSIKNEIRKYIKREKSKKLADGFNSWFFDCKFGQTQEVAKEINFADIIKSVDFAQSENFDSFYIEIVARPVFKDKKSLNEDEIL, from the coding sequence ATGAAAAAAATATTTCAAATTGATGTTTCAAATAAAACTAGAGAGAGACAAATCGATAGTATAAAAAATGAGATTAGAAAATATATAAAAAGAGAAAAGAGTAAAAAACTAGCAGATGGTTTTAACTCTTGGTTTTTTGATTGTAAATTTGGACAAACTCAAGAGGTTGCAAAAGAGATAAATTTTGCTGATATTATAAAAAGTGTAGATTTCGCACAAAGTGAAAATTTTGATAGTTTTTATATAGAGATTGTAGCAAGACCAGTTTTTAAAGATAAAAAATCTTTAAATGAAGATGAAATTTTATAA
- a CDS encoding cation:proton antiporter domain-containing protein encodes MEHFLSTLFLAIFLATVINIILKKFGISQIIGYILTGIIISYGFHFKGADIASLDAIAEFGIVFLMFTIGLEISFDKIKKMKEILLLNGFLQVHISAVLIFLVTYFIFHLTIEVSLIVSLAFSLSSTAIVLPYLKSSKDIYTPYGEKTTAILIYQDLAVIPILLLISFLTNETLSIGQVIWNTFISAVIITVFMFVFGKRIIDWLLQFSSNTRLEELFIGAVFSIVIGASLMAEYLGFTYSLGAFLAGMIIADTKFRIKVESDISNFKDLLLGTFFFTVGTKIDIIYFLENTHIIVGLFLLIMLIKGLVVFLIIRRKSDKNTSVKSAIALCQVGEFSFAIFTLASSQHVIPVQTANFLTLISVMSMILTPFFLNNIYKISSLLAKDLYESDKIQPIDEQNHIIICGFSILGRIVARDLADRNMPFVVVSNDLRQIQVATKMGYKAFFGHLEKRSVLEALKVEKSSSVIVTITETHDKILICDAILKYCPEANIILKYESLEEKHLLIDLKIKKFVHAHAEVGRLLVEEATHCCDLNLHRYD; translated from the coding sequence ATGGAGCACTTTTTATCAACTCTTTTTTTAGCAATTTTTTTGGCTACAGTTATAAATATTATCCTTAAAAAATTTGGTATTTCTCAAATTATTGGATATATATTAACAGGAATAATAATCTCTTACGGTTTTCATTTTAAGGGTGCAGATATAGCCTCTTTAGATGCAATAGCAGAGTTTGGAATAGTTTTTTTAATGTTTACAATAGGTCTTGAAATAAGCTTTGATAAAATTAAAAAGATGAAAGAAATTTTACTTTTAAATGGTTTTTTACAAGTTCATATTAGTGCAGTATTAATATTTTTAGTTACATATTTTATTTTTCATTTAACTATTGAAGTATCATTAATAGTATCTTTAGCCTTTTCTTTATCTTCAACAGCGATTGTTTTACCATATTTAAAATCATCAAAAGATATTTATACACCTTATGGTGAAAAGACTACTGCAATATTAATTTATCAAGATTTAGCAGTAATTCCTATCTTACTTTTAATCTCATTTTTAACGAATGAGACTTTATCTATTGGTCAAGTTATTTGGAATACTTTTATATCAGCAGTTATTATTACTGTTTTTATGTTTGTTTTCGGGAAAAGAATTATTGATTGGTTACTACAATTCTCATCAAATACTAGACTTGAAGAGTTATTTATTGGAGCAGTTTTCTCTATAGTTATTGGTGCTTCTTTAATGGCAGAATATTTGGGCTTTACATACTCTTTAGGGGCTTTTTTAGCAGGTATGATTATTGCTGATACAAAATTTAGAATAAAAGTTGAATCGGATATTTCAAACTTTAAAGATTTACTTTTAGGAACTTTCTTTTTTACTGTTGGAACTAAAATAGATATTATATATTTTTTAGAAAATACTCATATTATTGTTGGACTATTTTTACTAATAATGTTAATCAAAGGTTTAGTGGTATTTTTAATTATTAGAAGAAAATCAGATAAAAACACTTCTGTAAAAAGTGCAATAGCTCTTTGTCAAGTTGGAGAGTTCTCCTTTGCCATATTTACTTTGGCTTCAAGTCAGCATGTAATTCCAGTGCAAACTGCAAATTTTTTAACACTTATTTCAGTAATGTCTATGATTTTAACACCATTTTTTCTAAATAATATCTATAAAATCTCTAGTCTTTTAGCAAAAGATTTATATGAATCAGATAAGATTCAACCAATTGATGAACAAAATCATATTATTATTTGTGGTTTTTCTATTTTAGGAAGAATTGTTGCAAGAGATTTAGCAGATAGAAATATGCCTTTTGTAGTAGTTTCAAATGATTTAAGACAAATTCAAGTTGCTACAAAAATGGGATATAAAGCTTTTTTTGGACACTTAGAAAAGAGGTCGGTTTTAGAGGCTTTAAAAGTTGAGAAGAGTTCAAGTGTTATTGTAACTATTACAGAAACTCATGATAAAATCCTTATTTGTGATGCTATACTTAAATATTGTCCTGAAGCAAATATTATTTTAAAATATGAATCTTTAGAAGAGAAACACCTTTTAATTGATTTGAAAATTAAGAAATTTGTACATGCTCATGCTGAAGTTGGAAGATTGTTAGTTGAGGAAGCTACACATTGTTGTGATTTGAATTTACATAGATATGATTAA
- a CDS encoding response regulator transcription factor, whose product MLKNLNILKSLTILYAEDDLIIQESISRILKIFFKEVFVANDGNEAIKIFRNNQIDILILDYVMPNLNGYETSKIIRKTNKKIPIIITSAYTDKEKLLNAIELNLIKYIEKPILREDLVKVFDTIIKYMDENNLLQVKLDENLYYSFINKKITKNKKEITLTKNEVIFIELLLNTPNQLVSKNIIEHNIFKGHVDENTLRNMVYRIRKKLDLDIIYTIKNLGYSISIK is encoded by the coding sequence TTGTTAAAAAATTTAAATATATTAAAATCTCTAACTATACTTTATGCAGAAGATGATTTAATCATCCAAGAGAGTATTTCAAGAATTCTAAAAATATTTTTTAAAGAGGTATTCGTTGCAAATGATGGAAATGAAGCTATCAAGATTTTCAGAAATAATCAAATAGATATTTTAATATTAGATTATGTAATGCCAAATTTAAATGGATATGAAACTTCTAAAATAATTAGAAAAACTAATAAAAAAATCCCAATAATTATAACTAGTGCATATACAGATAAAGAAAAACTTCTTAATGCAATAGAGTTAAATCTTATAAAATATATAGAAAAACCTATTTTACGCGAAGATTTAGTAAAAGTTTTTGATACTATCATAAAATATATGGATGAAAATAATTTACTTCAAGTAAAGTTAGATGAAAATTTATACTACTCTTTTATTAACAAAAAAATTACAAAAAATAAAAAAGAGATAACTCTAACAAAAAATGAAGTTATATTTATAGAACTACTACTTAATACCCCAAACCAACTAGTCTCTAAAAATATTATTGAACATAACATTTTTAAAGGTCATGTTGATGAAAATACTCTTAGAAATATGGTTTATCGAATTCGTAAAAAACTTGATTTAGATATTATATATACAATTAAAAATCTAGGATATTCAATAAGTATCAAATAA